One stretch of Oncorhynchus tshawytscha isolate Ot180627B linkage group LG19, Otsh_v2.0, whole genome shotgun sequence DNA includes these proteins:
- the herpud1 gene encoding homocysteine-responsive endoplasmic reticulum-resident ubiquitin-like domain member 1 protein isoform X2 codes for MDNSGFPNVRQKTITLVIKTPNQAHGDQTIEGVDTDWTVKELKTHLSRVYPNNPTESDQRLIYSGKLLPDQLHVRDIFRKTDLTPTVHLVCAVRTQPRGPLGARPKVREPEPQQSAMPTRQNPEGATPAPSVPTEPELRQRRPGAAEITNPTFPTYSLYSPQQLLWLQHMYARQYYMQYHAAYAAAASAPFAPAAGPSLPAAPHQAAVPAPLPNQAPIDNLPANQNAQDGAFINPGAANQNLRMNAQGGPVMEDEEEMDRDWLDWVYTAARLGVFLSIVYFYSSLSRFALVMSSLLLMYLHTAGWFPFRQRPLVRGPNNQVPEVIQNQDRNPVPLVEVPAGEEGAEAEVGPDEPHPLTAVPVPQHRVSIVWSAWIFFKAFFASLIPEAPGVAN; via the exons ATGGACAACAGTGGTTTTCCTAACGTTAGACAAAAGACAATCACTCTTGTGATAAAAACACCGAATCAGGCCCACGGGGATCAGACGATTGAGGGAGTTGACACGGACTGGACAGTGAAAGAGTTGAAGACACATTTATCGAGGGTGTACCCAAACAACCCG ACTGAAAGTGATCAGAGACTTATTTACTCTGGCAAGCTGCTCCCAGACCAACTGCATGTCAGAGATATTTTCagaaag ACGGACCTAACACCCACTGTGCACCTGGTGTGTGCAGTCAGAACTCAGCCCAGAGGTCCACTAGGAGCAAGACCAAAG GTCAGAGAGCCAGAACCACAACAGTCTGCCATGCCAACCAGACAGAACCCAGAGGGTGCCACCCCAGCCCCATCTGTGCCCACTGAACCAGAGCTGAGACAACGCAG GCCAGGGGCAGCAGAGATAACCAACCCAACCTTCCCCACCTACTCCCTCTACAGCCCTCAACAGCTGCTCTGGCTGCAGCACATGTATGCTCGTCAATATTACATGCAGTA CCATGCAGCCTATGCAGCAGCAGCTTCTGCCCCCTTTGCCCCAGCCGCAGGCCCATCCCTGCCTGCTGCTCCCCACCAAGCCGCTGTCCCAGCACCCCTGCCCAATCAGGCCCCCATTGACAACctgccagccaatcagaatgcgcAGGACGGCGCCTTTATCAACCCGGGAGCAGCCAATCAGAACCTGCGGATGAATGCCCAAGGCGGGCCTgtgatggaggatgaggaggaaatgGATCGTGATTGGCTGGACTGGGTGTACACAGCTGCTCGTCTGGGAGTGTTTCTCAGTATTGTCTACTTCTACTCCAGCCTGAGCCGCTTCGCCCTTGTCATGAGCAGCCTGCTCCTTATGTACCT gcacACAGCAGGCTGGTTCCCCTTCAGACAAAGGCCCCTGGTCAGAGGTCCAAACAACCAGGTCCCTGAGGTCATCCAGAACCAGGACAGGAACCCAGTGCCACTG GTGGAGGTCCCTGCAGGAGAAGAGGGGGCCGAGGCGGAGGTTGGACCTGATGAACCACACCCCCTGACTGCAGTACCTGTGCCTCAACACAGGGTGTCCATCGTTTGGAGTGCCTGGATCTTCTTCAAAGCCTTCTTTGCCTCCCTCATCCCAGAGGCCCCGGGAGTGGCTAACTGA
- the herpud1 gene encoding homocysteine-responsive endoplasmic reticulum-resident ubiquitin-like domain member 1 protein isoform X1 — protein sequence MDNSGFPNVRQKTITLVIKTPNQAHGDQTIEGVDTDWTVKELKTHLSRVYPNNPTESDQRLIYSGKLLPDQLHVRDIFRKTDLTPTVHLVCAVRTQPRGPLGARPKVREPEPQQSAMPTRQNPEGATPAPSVPTEPELRQRRYTSTSPAPPAWPGTTMPGAAEITNPTFPTYSLYSPQQLLWLQHMYARQYYMQYHAAYAAAASAPFAPAAGPSLPAAPHQAAVPAPLPNQAPIDNLPANQNAQDGAFINPGAANQNLRMNAQGGPVMEDEEEMDRDWLDWVYTAARLGVFLSIVYFYSSLSRFALVMSSLLLMYLHTAGWFPFRQRPLVRGPNNQVPEVIQNQDRNPVPLVEVPAGEEGAEAEVGPDEPHPLTAVPVPQHRVSIVWSAWIFFKAFFASLIPEAPGVAN from the exons ATGGACAACAGTGGTTTTCCTAACGTTAGACAAAAGACAATCACTCTTGTGATAAAAACACCGAATCAGGCCCACGGGGATCAGACGATTGAGGGAGTTGACACGGACTGGACAGTGAAAGAGTTGAAGACACATTTATCGAGGGTGTACCCAAACAACCCG ACTGAAAGTGATCAGAGACTTATTTACTCTGGCAAGCTGCTCCCAGACCAACTGCATGTCAGAGATATTTTCagaaag ACGGACCTAACACCCACTGTGCACCTGGTGTGTGCAGTCAGAACTCAGCCCAGAGGTCCACTAGGAGCAAGACCAAAG GTCAGAGAGCCAGAACCACAACAGTCTGCCATGCCAACCAGACAGAACCCAGAGGGTGCCACCCCAGCCCCATCTGTGCCCACTGAACCAGAGCTGAGACAACGCAGGTACACTTCCACCTCTCCCGCCCCACCCGCATGGCCTGGCACTACAAT GCCAGGGGCAGCAGAGATAACCAACCCAACCTTCCCCACCTACTCCCTCTACAGCCCTCAACAGCTGCTCTGGCTGCAGCACATGTATGCTCGTCAATATTACATGCAGTA CCATGCAGCCTATGCAGCAGCAGCTTCTGCCCCCTTTGCCCCAGCCGCAGGCCCATCCCTGCCTGCTGCTCCCCACCAAGCCGCTGTCCCAGCACCCCTGCCCAATCAGGCCCCCATTGACAACctgccagccaatcagaatgcgcAGGACGGCGCCTTTATCAACCCGGGAGCAGCCAATCAGAACCTGCGGATGAATGCCCAAGGCGGGCCTgtgatggaggatgaggaggaaatgGATCGTGATTGGCTGGACTGGGTGTACACAGCTGCTCGTCTGGGAGTGTTTCTCAGTATTGTCTACTTCTACTCCAGCCTGAGCCGCTTCGCCCTTGTCATGAGCAGCCTGCTCCTTATGTACCT gcacACAGCAGGCTGGTTCCCCTTCAGACAAAGGCCCCTGGTCAGAGGTCCAAACAACCAGGTCCCTGAGGTCATCCAGAACCAGGACAGGAACCCAGTGCCACTG GTGGAGGTCCCTGCAGGAGAAGAGGGGGCCGAGGCGGAGGTTGGACCTGATGAACCACACCCCCTGACTGCAGTACCTGTGCCTCAACACAGGGTGTCCATCGTTTGGAGTGCCTGGATCTTCTTCAAAGCCTTCTTTGCCTCCCTCATCCCAGAGGCCCCGGGAGTGGCTAACTGA